A genomic window from Camelus ferus isolate YT-003-E chromosome 9, BCGSAC_Cfer_1.0, whole genome shotgun sequence includes:
- the SNX20 gene encoding sorting nexin-20 isoform X1 — protein sequence MANPKHHGSPGWTEPIHQCMAGTKPKAAAPGPDLPRPGPEEHLDVHSSPSSNSNMTTRELQEYWRSEKCCWKHVKLLFEIASARIEERRVSKFVMYQIVVIQTGSFDSNKAILERRYSDFERLQKKLLKTFREEIEDVVFPKKLLVGNFTEEMISERKLALKEYLRLLYAIRCVRRSREFIDFLTRPELKEAFGCLRAGQYAKALDILVRVVPLQEKLTSHCPLMLVPSLCAMLVCHRDMERPAEAFAAGERALQCLQARESHRYYAPLLEAMARLAYALGKDFVSLQERLEESQLRKPALRGFTLKELTVQEYLY from the exons ATGGCAAATCCCAAGCACCACGGGAGCCCTGGATGGACAGAACCTATACACCAGTGCATGGCGGGGACCAAGCCAAAAGCAGCGGCCCCTGGCCCAGACCTCCCACGTCCAGGACCTGAAGAGCACTTAG ATGTCCACAGCAGCCCAAGCTCCAACTCCAACATGACCACCCGGGAGCTGCAGGAGTACTGGCGCAGCGAGAAGTGCTGCTGGAAGCACGTCAAACTGCTCTTTGAGATTGCGTCTGCCCGCATCGAGGAGAGGAGGGTCTCCAAGTTTGTG ATGTACCAGATCGTAGTCATCCAGACCGGGAGTTTTGACAGCAACAAAGCCATCCTGGAACGGCGCTATTCAGACTTCGAGAGGCTCCAGAAAAAACTCCTAAAGACTTTCAGGGAAGAGATCGAAGATGTCGTCTTCCCCAAAAAGCTCCTGGTGGGGAACTTCACCGAGGAGATGATCTCAGAGCGCAAGCTGGCCCTCAAAGAGTACCTGCGCCTGCTGTACGCCATCCGCTGCGTGCGCCGCTCGCGCGAGTTCATCGACTTCCTGACGCGGCCCGAGCTGAAGGAGGCCTTCGGCTGCCTGCGGGCGGGCCAGTACGCCAAGGCGCTGGACATCCTGGTGCGCGTGGTGCCGCTGCAGGAGAAGCTGACGTCCCACTGCCCGCTGATGCTGGTGCCGTCCCTGTGCGCCATGCTGGTGTGCCACCGCGACATGGAGCGCCCTGCCGAGGCCTTTGCCGCCGGGGAGAGGGCCCTGCAGTGCCTGCAGGCCCGGGAGAGCCACCGCTACTACGCCCCGCTGCTGGAGGCCATGGCCCGCCTGGCCTACGCGCTGGGCAAGGACTTTGTGTCCctgcaggagaggctggaggagagccAGCTTCGGAAGCCCGCCCTGCGGGGCTTCACCCTGAAGGAACTCACCGTCCAAGAATATCTGTACTGA
- the SNX20 gene encoding sorting nexin-20 isoform X2, with translation MLVLKGAVLPDVHSSPSSNSNMTTRELQEYWRSEKCCWKHVKLLFEIASARIEERRVSKFVMYQIVVIQTGSFDSNKAILERRYSDFERLQKKLLKTFREEIEDVVFPKKLLVGNFTEEMISERKLALKEYLRLLYAIRCVRRSREFIDFLTRPELKEAFGCLRAGQYAKALDILVRVVPLQEKLTSHCPLMLVPSLCAMLVCHRDMERPAEAFAAGERALQCLQARESHRYYAPLLEAMARLAYALGKDFVSLQERLEESQLRKPALRGFTLKELTVQEYLY, from the exons ATGCTAGTCCTTAAGGGTGCGGTCCTTCCAGATGTCCACAGCAGCCCAAGCTCCAACTCCAACATGACCACCCGGGAGCTGCAGGAGTACTGGCGCAGCGAGAAGTGCTGCTGGAAGCACGTCAAACTGCTCTTTGAGATTGCGTCTGCCCGCATCGAGGAGAGGAGGGTCTCCAAGTTTGTG ATGTACCAGATCGTAGTCATCCAGACCGGGAGTTTTGACAGCAACAAAGCCATCCTGGAACGGCGCTATTCAGACTTCGAGAGGCTCCAGAAAAAACTCCTAAAGACTTTCAGGGAAGAGATCGAAGATGTCGTCTTCCCCAAAAAGCTCCTGGTGGGGAACTTCACCGAGGAGATGATCTCAGAGCGCAAGCTGGCCCTCAAAGAGTACCTGCGCCTGCTGTACGCCATCCGCTGCGTGCGCCGCTCGCGCGAGTTCATCGACTTCCTGACGCGGCCCGAGCTGAAGGAGGCCTTCGGCTGCCTGCGGGCGGGCCAGTACGCCAAGGCGCTGGACATCCTGGTGCGCGTGGTGCCGCTGCAGGAGAAGCTGACGTCCCACTGCCCGCTGATGCTGGTGCCGTCCCTGTGCGCCATGCTGGTGTGCCACCGCGACATGGAGCGCCCTGCCGAGGCCTTTGCCGCCGGGGAGAGGGCCCTGCAGTGCCTGCAGGCCCGGGAGAGCCACCGCTACTACGCCCCGCTGCTGGAGGCCATGGCCCGCCTGGCCTACGCGCTGGGCAAGGACTTTGTGTCCctgcaggagaggctggaggagagccAGCTTCGGAAGCCCGCCCTGCGGGGCTTCACCCTGAAGGAACTCACCGTCCAAGAATATCTGTACTGA